The following proteins come from a genomic window of Verrucomicrobiota bacterium:
- a CDS encoding AMP-binding protein translates to MKSINETLYDHFRKLFEIESKSKQEAFLVYNSNYSEGEWEKQYDVFTYSDLYERVMIISQHMREKKLHGQILIAQDTGIEFVASFLACLFTGRIAVPIPKPKMAKEGQRWVHVAKDAGAVAVLSDMKAQQFFRPLNGLECICTAELTEKAEMNLERPRLEDVAFLQYTSGSTGLPKGVMVTHANIMHNLSAIQQRFGHTEDSKGVIWLPPHHDMGLIGGILQPIFVGFPVVLMSASTIVRAPYKWLEAIHQFKATTSGGPAFAYQLAAQRITPENKQLLDLSSWELAFVGAETVRANVLQEFATAFVECGFNPKAFLPCYGMAEATLMVSAPEKGTGWRLAQAKQAGEVPRVSCGHVSEGIQVLIVDSDNKIEKENGEIGEIWVSGSSVARGYWNNEQATQDIFRASLFSSLSSENYLRTGDLGFLDQNELVICGRLKDLIVIHGQNYIPTDLEESAAKAIGLNASSIVAFAIENGIEEQVVMVYEMRPSQRNGRSWEEISMNVYDCILSEWALAIAYCIAVNPVSLPRTTSGKLQRRQCCQNFQEKRLSTLFEQSFLGDDTAGDLLDLPQDQESFNHFVCDQFARVLGLSGSQLDHRKGFFEMGLTSVTGMELKARLERSLKMELPATLIIDYPNLETLLLYLGNQLFDKREKSENYFEVVDKQLDELEALLDDS, encoded by the coding sequence ATGAAAAGTATAAATGAAACATTATATGATCACTTTCGCAAGCTTTTTGAGATTGAGTCTAAATCTAAACAAGAGGCTTTTTTAGTTTACAACTCTAATTATTCGGAAGGGGAATGGGAAAAACAATATGACGTTTTTACCTACTCGGACCTGTATGAGAGGGTTATGATTATTTCTCAGCACATGAGGGAAAAAAAATTGCATGGGCAGATTTTAATTGCACAGGATACGGGTATCGAATTTGTAGCTTCTTTTTTGGCCTGTCTTTTTACTGGAAGGATTGCCGTGCCCATTCCCAAGCCAAAGATGGCAAAAGAGGGGCAGAGGTGGGTGCATGTAGCAAAGGATGCTGGGGCAGTTGCAGTATTATCCGATATGAAGGCCCAGCAATTTTTCCGACCTCTAAATGGCTTGGAATGTATTTGTACGGCGGAGCTAACCGAAAAAGCAGAAATGAATCTGGAAAGGCCTCGGCTAGAAGATGTGGCCTTTTTGCAATACACCTCAGGTTCTACAGGGTTGCCAAAGGGAGTCATGGTGACGCATGCAAATATCATGCATAATCTATCTGCAATTCAGCAGCGTTTTGGCCATACCGAGGATAGTAAGGGGGTGATATGGCTTCCGCCGCATCACGATATGGGCCTTATTGGGGGGATTTTGCAGCCGATTTTTGTTGGCTTTCCTGTGGTATTGATGTCTGCGAGCACCATTGTAAGAGCTCCTTATAAGTGGCTAGAAGCTATTCATCAATTCAAAGCGACAACCAGCGGGGGGCCTGCCTTCGCCTACCAACTTGCTGCTCAAAGGATAACTCCTGAAAACAAGCAATTACTGGACTTGTCATCCTGGGAACTAGCATTTGTCGGTGCAGAAACAGTTCGGGCAAATGTTTTGCAAGAATTTGCAACTGCATTTGTAGAGTGTGGTTTCAATCCGAAAGCTTTTCTACCTTGTTATGGCATGGCGGAGGCTACCTTAATGGTCAGTGCGCCAGAAAAAGGAACGGGTTGGCGCCTAGCTCAAGCGAAGCAGGCGGGAGAAGTGCCACGAGTTTCTTGTGGGCATGTCTCTGAGGGGATACAGGTATTGATTGTTGACTCAGACAATAAAATCGAGAAAGAGAACGGAGAAATAGGTGAGATTTGGGTTTCAGGTTCGAGTGTTGCCAGAGGGTATTGGAATAACGAACAAGCGACCCAAGATATCTTTAGAGCAAGTCTGTTTTCGTCGCTAAGCTCTGAGAACTATCTAAGGACCGGTGATCTTGGCTTTCTCGATCAAAATGAACTAGTGATCTGTGGCAGGCTCAAGGATTTGATCGTGATTCATGGTCAAAATTACATACCTACGGACCTTGAGGAGTCTGCAGCAAAAGCGATAGGTCTGAATGCTAGTTCGATCGTAGCATTTGCTATTGAAAATGGGATAGAAGAACAGGTCGTCATGGTTTATGAAATGCGGCCGAGTCAAAGAAATGGGCGGTCATGGGAAGAAATATCTATGAACGTCTATGATTGTATTCTTAGCGAGTGGGCTTTAGCAATTGCTTATTGTATAGCTGTGAATCCGGTCAGTTTGCCTCGAACAACTAGTGGTAAATTGCAAAGAAGGCAGTGCTGCCAAAATTTCCAAGAAAAAAGATTGAGCACTTTGTTTGAGCAGAGTTTTCTTGGAGATGATACCGCGGGCGACTTACTTGATCTTCCTCAGGATCAGGAGTCATTCAACCACTTTGTTTGTGATCAGTTTGCCAGAGTATTGGGACTAAGTGGGAGTCAACTTGATCACCGTAAGGGCTTTTTTGAAATGGGACTTACTTCCGTGACCGGTATGGAATTAAAAGCTCGCTTAGAAAGGAGTCTCAAAATGGAGCTCCCTGCCACTCTTATAATTGATTATCCAAATCTTGAGACGCTTCTACTTTATCTAGGGAACCAGCTATTTGATAAAAGAGAAAAATCTGAAAACTATTTTGAAGTAGTGGACAAGCAACTGGACGAGTTAGAAGCCTTGCTAGATGATTCTTGA
- a CDS encoding PEP-CTERM sorting domain-containing protein has protein sequence MKKSLLLTCMISVMSVSAQAVTVLNVDLTANGSSRVYDYFSNGYAQVDLEPDGMYDIDTNNQLGGDLDVFPSEGNWNSVGSLSLDGDLIGSGSESFNITDATFDFAQYISGTFSVLNDTNYTTTLAINSGSASFTDGLLTSLSLDADVSFTFQSGFGPGVFSETSGLILTESSFDLDVDDQVGAFVFVRHQWDADGTASIEVVPEPSTYALLAVGAAALALLRRSARK, from the coding sequence ATGAAAAAATCATTATTACTAACGTGTATGATCAGTGTTATGTCTGTTAGTGCTCAAGCAGTAACTGTATTAAATGTTGATCTGACGGCTAATGGGAGCAGTCGTGTCTATGACTATTTCTCTAACGGATATGCTCAGGTAGACCTGGAACCAGATGGCATGTATGACATTGATACTAATAATCAACTAGGGGGAGACCTCGACGTTTTTCCTAGCGAAGGAAACTGGAATAGTGTGGGAAGCTTAAGCCTAGACGGTGATCTCATTGGTTCTGGATCTGAAAGTTTCAATATCACTGATGCTACTTTTGATTTTGCACAATATATTAGCGGGACATTCTCAGTCCTTAACGATACCAATTATACGACGACTCTTGCCATTAATTCAGGATCGGCGTCTTTCACTGATGGGTTACTGACTAGCTTAAGCCTAGATGCAGATGTTTCATTCACATTTCAAAGTGGTTTTGGTCCAGGTGTATTTAGCGAAACTAGTGGCCTTATACTAACAGAAAGTTCCTTCGATTTAGATGTCGATGATCAAGTAGGCGCTTTCGTTTTTGTTCGTCATCAATGGGATGCTGATGGTACAGCCAGCATTGAAGTGGTTCCAGAACCTTCTACATATGCTCTGCTTGCTGTAGGCGCAGCTGCCCTAGCGCTTCTTCGTCGTAGCGCTAGGAAATGA
- a CDS encoding energy transducer TonB, producing the protein MKLTLRSSGVLGLLLSIAFHSVLFAAVGGIILFRTQGLHFQPRLQFQAIQVEPLIVDEPQEIPEEELSSPQIQVEETNALVLDNREDLEFEREMEEILTEKAFENLNDDALESHMLDVIVSYDGPTVSSELFEVMASPANQGAANSNSSRSMITYSRPLNSHGQKAIKVRKRPTYKDCPAPSYPVLARRNKYEGRVLLKLMISSEGSVLDIDIIEGSGHEVLDQKAYQTALRWKFYPGTINDFPVEMPLVVPIAFSLNL; encoded by the coding sequence ATGAAGTTAACCCTAAGATCATCCGGAGTATTGGGCCTGCTACTTTCCATTGCATTTCACTCTGTTCTCTTTGCTGCTGTCGGTGGGATCATCTTATTTAGAACCCAGGGCCTTCATTTCCAACCAAGACTGCAATTCCAGGCCATTCAGGTTGAGCCTCTGATCGTAGATGAACCACAGGAAATACCTGAAGAGGAACTGAGTTCGCCTCAAATACAAGTAGAAGAAACAAATGCTCTGGTTTTAGATAATCGTGAAGACCTAGAATTTGAGAGAGAGATGGAAGAGATATTGACTGAGAAGGCCTTTGAAAACCTGAATGATGATGCTTTGGAGAGTCATATGCTGGATGTAATCGTTTCCTATGACGGACCCACTGTTAGTTCTGAGTTATTTGAGGTCATGGCTTCCCCAGCCAATCAAGGCGCGGCGAATTCTAATAGCAGTAGATCCATGATTACTTATTCTCGGCCTCTGAATAGTCACGGCCAAAAAGCGATTAAAGTTCGCAAGCGACCTACTTATAAGGATTGCCCAGCTCCTAGCTACCCTGTCCTTGCTAGGAGAAATAAATATGAAGGTCGCGTACTTCTTAAATTAATGATTTCAAGTGAAGGATCGGTTTTAGACATTGATATTATCGAGGGTTCCGGTCATGAAGTCCTAGATCAAAAGGCTTATCAGACTGCACTCCGATGGAAGTTTTACCCTGGAACAATCAACGATTTTCCGGTTGAGATGCCTCTAGTTGTCCCCATTGCATTCTCATTAAATCTCTAA
- a CDS encoding PEP-CTERM sorting domain-containing protein — translation MIKKGLLKNLLYLTSTVLLLNTAAHSTTQFVDLSTNNGTGSLYITNIQSELVEPNSGLPGSKPFEYPYYWDPSKNGGAGVWVMIVSEQLSASTTYSFEEANFNVLQKTITDSDFGIFDVGDISYDDTLLTGSGTEVLGLSDFTLSLDLADFSPLFSPRNINNEFAWDYAASIGDLTGAGLTFVNGELTSIDFVADIAITPQLLGSLPFGSSYDGLLTFSGNSFAFDVDVIQDNTTALGPLENTHLVFDAQGNYVIPEPSTWAMLVIGLATLLISIKKKIDVTRTSNFNK, via the coding sequence ATGATTAAAAAAGGTCTGCTTAAAAACTTACTTTATTTAACAAGCACGGTATTACTTTTGAACACAGCAGCGCATTCCACGACTCAATTTGTTGATCTCAGCACAAATAATGGAACAGGCTCTTTGTATATTACAAATATCCAATCAGAGTTAGTTGAACCAAACTCTGGTTTACCCGGTTCAAAACCCTTCGAATATCCTTACTATTGGGATCCAAGTAAGAACGGCGGAGCAGGGGTATGGGTTATGATTGTATCTGAACAATTGTCGGCTTCTACTACTTATAGCTTTGAGGAAGCCAATTTCAATGTCTTACAAAAGACGATTACGGATAGTGACTTTGGCATATTTGATGTGGGTGATATCAGCTACGATGACACTTTACTTACAGGCAGCGGGACAGAAGTATTAGGGTTATCAGACTTTACACTCTCTTTAGACCTAGCCGATTTTTCGCCTTTGTTTAGTCCCAGAAATATCAACAACGAATTCGCCTGGGACTATGCTGCCAGTATCGGAGATTTGACAGGTGCTGGTCTAACTTTTGTAAATGGTGAATTAACGAGCATCGATTTCGTCGCTGACATTGCCATCACCCCTCAGTTGCTAGGATCTCTGCCCTTTGGCAGCTCATACGATGGTTTACTCACCTTTTCTGGAAACTCCTTTGCATTTGATGTTGATGTTATACAAGATAACACAACTGCCTTGGGGCCTTTAGAGAACACACACTTGGTATTTGATGCACAGGGTAATTATGTTATTCCGGAACCTTCGACATGGGCCATGCTCGTCATTGGCCTGGCAACATTACTAATTTCAATCAAGAAAAAGATAGATGTAACTCGTACATCAAATTTTAATAAATAA
- a CDS encoding SDR family NAD(P)-dependent oxidoreductase, with product MNKPQEVSTQYKERLERAMTLIERLKGKLSQQNQSSASTEPIAIVSMACRFPGSVADPEGLWELLENGRDAITQVPSDRWDAEELYDGAPAVPGKVINKQGGFIDKVKEFDPLFFGISPKEAHTMDPQQRILMEVSYEALVRLGMNPKQASSIEAGVFVGVSGTDYARHLSQLSGEQIDPYLATGNSASVLAGRLSYVLRMTGPSLSIDTSCSSSLVAVHLACQSLQNQECELALAGGVNCILTPEVSIAFSQARMLSPRGRCHTFSSKADGFVRAEGCGMVALKKLSKARVDGDQVLGIIRGSAINQDGGSGGLTVPNGHSQQKLIQSALKTSGASPEDLYYLEAHGTGTELGDPVELNALSEVFKESHSPERPLLIGSIKTNLGHMEAAAGIGGLMKVVLSMQHGMLPKHLHFSEPTPHVKWDKIPIKVTDQKVEWPRGSSSLAGVSSFGFSGTNAHVILERSEGSLKNLEPVPSTSNHKRRYWVDIPKNKKRRPLLSHPWLQEMLSVARINSKHLVVSQSLFRDDVLKQHQVLGQAVFPGVGFLELLSAAFKHVYGSKNISLKDVSFARVLSLDSEMPVQIVLKQDTAEVLQQTETGEWQTLCVTMLDQSYQKVHNLSISDFPRYELSEVAPSHVYERLASQGVSYGEAWKLIESLQTKDGYIRAHIKAPQESGGFHYHPFLLDAILQTMAAGFLEKEDDKYTYIPEGVGQVIFHVEKLCGEVFTVLGKMKSGEGWVSADFLLQDEEGADLVTFKDIRLRPLTKNWITRVNRASVKDWFYSVDWKLDNIPSREKGHTPEQLARQLMDDAKEALEVEEIKRYREGLPNLERAAAQLAGIILSKVDSEKVIPEQKVLWRHLHNRAQTEILETSTFTDELQAVFPQEIKLIQRCASEAVAVVEGDQDPMEVLFPKGDSSELTWLYQKSDAAQLLNKQMCLSFAQIRKGLGRPLKILEVGGGTGGTTALLIELLGKDDEYVFTDVSPFLVDEAKQKFGHSEQMLFKTLDLSQSLLEQGFDRNTYDLVIAANVLHATPDIDSSVRKIGELLLTNGYLLLLEGVKPLLWLDLIFGLTKGWWSFNDEWRVDYPLLSSTTWHKLFNSMGWESSTITVGDLPQAVMVAQKRAEKNEKLVIWAEHRQGAGTFAEQIQAGVRNLLSQVKACLSGKPPWPQLVLVTQGATDLHAFHPEQATLWGLSRTIELEFPGLQCLRIDLDPTKTLAEQRDLVNQELENLSRGSVRFRDGKRYVARLQHAEKIESLKIPETDAYELKLENTPTRSLTLAEVEREKPICGDIEIRVQAAGINFIDGLDIAGMLPFERGWLGVECAGEVVSVGDSVTDFKIGDKVMALAPRAFRTYVNVPSVLVAKWPNNIKTAQAAATLPVNFLTAQRALCDIAHLKKGESVLIHSGAGGTGMAAIQVAQHLGATVYATSSRAKWPVLKRLGVKNIFDSRSLGFAVEVIKATQGQGVQVVLNSLTGDYIEKGLSILAKDGRFIELGKRGIWTKEQIGEFRSDIQYHIVDLFSESEQRIKLWRSEGKGDSIFKGLLPVQALPETSFPIQEAPRAVKFFQRSRHVGKVVLDFDRTQSPVRQDASYVITGGAGGLGLETARWLVEQGARHVLLLGRNIPKSDDPRLLIIKEAIEKNWVWFESADVSERAAVEGVLKHAQERAPLRGIFHSAGVLSNATIQELSWDEVNYVFGPKVWGGWHLHELTAHLELDLFVLYSSAASLLGSPGQGNHVAANAFLDALAHHRRSLGLPAQSFNWGAWSQVGSAASQSTQMELAKRGISMIDPQSGIKCLSLALQRPDCCQLGLVRVDWKTLLKAGLSLDPFFEYFARSISKERHENKALKTGKEGEWIKELKNLPRGQWSHYLNKKIREELAQVIGLQAGDLPPADAGFFDLGVDSLMSVDLKNRLALYLATDISPTLIFQHPTISALAQKLTELLENQMNVLGKNKIQSKQSIDVSTLKLDDDSETKLLVSEVSGKDIASELLALEELLEESS from the coding sequence ATGAATAAACCACAGGAGGTATCTACCCAATATAAAGAACGCTTAGAGCGTGCGATGACACTTATTGAACGACTCAAAGGAAAGCTATCACAACAGAACCAGAGCTCTGCATCCACTGAGCCAATTGCCATTGTAAGTATGGCATGTCGGTTTCCTGGCAGTGTAGCAGATCCTGAGGGGCTGTGGGAATTGTTAGAAAATGGACGTGATGCTATTACGCAAGTGCCTTCGGATCGGTGGGATGCTGAGGAACTATATGATGGAGCTCCGGCTGTTCCGGGAAAAGTCATTAACAAGCAAGGTGGCTTCATTGATAAAGTAAAGGAATTTGATCCCCTATTCTTTGGAATATCGCCCAAAGAGGCACATACTATGGATCCTCAACAGCGGATATTAATGGAGGTTTCTTATGAGGCACTTGTCCGCTTAGGTATGAATCCCAAACAAGCTTCAAGTATTGAGGCTGGAGTTTTTGTTGGAGTGAGTGGCACGGACTATGCCAGACATTTATCTCAGCTTTCAGGAGAGCAAATAGATCCTTATTTAGCTACAGGAAATTCTGCAAGTGTGTTAGCGGGACGCCTTTCTTACGTGCTTAGAATGACGGGTCCAAGTCTTAGTATAGATACCTCGTGCTCGTCTTCTTTGGTAGCTGTTCATTTGGCTTGCCAGAGTCTTCAGAATCAGGAATGCGAACTTGCTTTAGCCGGCGGTGTGAATTGCATTCTGACGCCGGAAGTAAGTATCGCCTTTTCTCAGGCTCGGATGCTTTCGCCGAGAGGGCGTTGTCATACCTTTTCAAGTAAGGCAGATGGTTTTGTGCGAGCAGAAGGTTGTGGGATGGTTGCTCTCAAAAAGCTATCTAAAGCACGAGTTGATGGAGATCAGGTTCTTGGGATTATTCGCGGTTCGGCTATCAACCAAGACGGAGGGAGTGGGGGTCTTACAGTTCCCAATGGGCACTCCCAACAAAAGCTTATTCAATCTGCTTTAAAGACATCAGGAGCATCACCAGAAGATCTTTACTATCTAGAAGCTCATGGCACTGGAACCGAGTTGGGAGACCCCGTCGAGCTGAATGCGTTGAGTGAAGTCTTTAAAGAGAGCCATTCTCCAGAACGTCCACTTTTGATTGGGTCAATAAAAACTAATCTTGGGCATATGGAAGCTGCAGCAGGCATAGGGGGGTTGATGAAAGTAGTTCTTTCTATGCAGCATGGAATGTTACCTAAGCATCTCCATTTTTCGGAACCGACTCCTCATGTAAAATGGGATAAGATTCCAATCAAAGTGACTGACCAAAAAGTGGAATGGCCTAGAGGGTCTTCTTCTCTAGCGGGAGTGAGTTCTTTCGGTTTTAGTGGCACCAATGCTCATGTTATTTTAGAACGATCAGAGGGCTCTCTAAAAAATTTAGAGCCAGTTCCTTCTACTTCAAATCATAAAAGAAGGTATTGGGTAGATATACCTAAAAACAAGAAAAGACGCCCATTACTTTCTCATCCCTGGCTGCAAGAAATGCTTTCTGTGGCACGCATTAACTCGAAGCATCTTGTTGTTTCTCAAAGTCTCTTTCGTGATGATGTTCTGAAACAACACCAAGTTCTTGGACAAGCTGTTTTTCCAGGGGTTGGTTTTCTCGAATTGCTATCCGCTGCATTCAAACATGTTTATGGATCTAAGAATATTTCCTTAAAGGATGTGAGCTTTGCTCGGGTACTATCATTGGATTCTGAGATGCCAGTTCAAATTGTTCTCAAGCAAGATACCGCGGAAGTTCTGCAACAAACTGAAACAGGTGAATGGCAAACATTGTGTGTTACGATGCTAGATCAAAGCTATCAAAAGGTTCACAATTTATCCATAAGTGATTTTCCTAGGTATGAGCTTTCTGAGGTGGCGCCAAGCCATGTTTATGAGCGGCTAGCAAGCCAAGGGGTTTCTTATGGGGAAGCATGGAAATTAATTGAATCTCTCCAAACAAAAGATGGCTATATTCGGGCTCATATTAAGGCTCCTCAAGAGTCAGGAGGCTTTCATTATCACCCGTTTCTATTAGATGCTATTCTACAGACAATGGCTGCTGGCTTCTTGGAGAAGGAAGATGATAAATATACCTATATTCCAGAGGGCGTAGGCCAAGTTATCTTTCATGTCGAAAAACTCTGTGGTGAGGTATTTACCGTGTTAGGAAAGATGAAATCTGGAGAGGGTTGGGTTAGTGCAGATTTTCTTTTGCAAGACGAAGAGGGAGCCGACTTAGTAACTTTCAAAGATATTCGTTTGCGTCCTCTCACTAAAAACTGGATTACCAGAGTCAATCGGGCTTCGGTTAAGGATTGGTTTTATTCAGTGGACTGGAAGCTCGATAATATTCCCTCTAGGGAAAAAGGACACACTCCAGAACAATTAGCTCGTCAGCTTATGGATGATGCAAAAGAGGCTCTCGAGGTTGAAGAAATCAAACGGTACCGAGAGGGATTACCTAACTTAGAGCGAGCTGCGGCTCAGCTGGCAGGAATTATTTTATCTAAGGTAGACTCGGAAAAAGTTATTCCGGAACAAAAAGTGCTGTGGAGGCATTTGCATAATAGAGCCCAAACAGAAATTTTAGAAACCTCAACGTTTACCGACGAATTGCAGGCTGTCTTCCCGCAGGAAATCAAGCTGATCCAACGTTGCGCAAGTGAAGCTGTTGCCGTGGTGGAAGGAGACCAGGATCCTATGGAAGTTCTTTTTCCTAAAGGTGATAGCTCCGAATTAACCTGGCTCTACCAAAAATCAGACGCAGCACAACTGCTCAACAAACAAATGTGTCTGAGCTTTGCTCAAATACGAAAGGGTCTAGGGCGTCCTCTTAAAATTCTGGAAGTTGGTGGGGGAACCGGCGGAACTACTGCGTTACTTATCGAACTCTTGGGTAAGGATGATGAGTATGTTTTCACGGATGTTTCACCCTTTTTAGTAGACGAAGCCAAACAAAAATTTGGTCATTCAGAACAAATGCTTTTCAAAACACTCGACCTAAGTCAAAGCCTATTAGAGCAAGGATTTGATAGAAATACGTACGATTTGGTCATCGCGGCGAATGTCTTGCATGCAACTCCTGACATAGATAGCTCTGTTCGCAAGATTGGAGAACTTCTTTTGACTAACGGATATTTGCTTTTATTAGAGGGAGTTAAACCACTCCTTTGGCTAGATCTTATATTCGGTTTGACCAAAGGCTGGTGGTCTTTTAACGACGAGTGGAGAGTCGATTATCCTCTTTTGTCCAGCACTACATGGCATAAGCTCTTTAATAGCATGGGTTGGGAATCATCAACGATTACAGTTGGCGATTTGCCTCAAGCCGTCATGGTTGCTCAAAAAAGGGCGGAAAAAAATGAGAAGCTAGTCATATGGGCTGAGCATCGTCAAGGAGCTGGAACATTTGCCGAGCAAATACAAGCCGGAGTTCGGAACCTGTTGTCGCAGGTTAAAGCATGTCTAAGTGGGAAGCCACCCTGGCCGCAACTTGTGCTAGTGACTCAGGGTGCCACTGATTTACACGCTTTTCACCCTGAGCAAGCAACTCTATGGGGATTATCAAGAACCATTGAACTGGAATTTCCTGGACTACAATGCCTGCGCATCGATCTCGACCCCACGAAAACGCTTGCTGAACAGAGAGATTTAGTCAATCAAGAACTAGAAAACTTGAGTCGAGGCTCGGTTCGGTTCCGAGATGGAAAACGATATGTAGCAAGGTTGCAACACGCAGAAAAAATAGAGTCTCTAAAAATTCCAGAAACGGATGCTTACGAACTGAAATTGGAGAATACGCCAACTCGTTCATTGACCCTTGCTGAAGTTGAGCGAGAAAAACCAATATGTGGTGATATCGAAATTCGTGTGCAGGCCGCTGGGATCAATTTTATCGATGGGTTAGATATTGCAGGTATGCTTCCTTTCGAAAGAGGTTGGTTGGGAGTTGAATGCGCGGGCGAAGTGGTGTCAGTTGGTGATAGTGTCACTGATTTTAAGATAGGTGATAAAGTTATGGCATTGGCTCCACGGGCATTTCGCACTTATGTCAATGTACCATCTGTTCTAGTAGCAAAGTGGCCAAATAATATTAAGACCGCACAGGCTGCCGCTACATTGCCGGTTAATTTCCTGACAGCCCAGCGCGCTCTTTGCGATATAGCACATTTGAAAAAAGGAGAGTCTGTTCTTATTCATTCGGGTGCGGGAGGTACAGGGATGGCAGCCATTCAAGTCGCACAACATCTGGGAGCTACGGTTTATGCCACATCGAGCCGTGCTAAGTGGCCAGTTCTGAAGCGATTAGGCGTTAAGAATATTTTTGATAGCCGCAGTTTAGGCTTTGCTGTGGAAGTAATCAAAGCCACGCAGGGGCAAGGGGTTCAGGTTGTTCTTAACTCATTAACAGGTGACTATATTGAAAAAGGTCTTTCTATTTTAGCCAAGGATGGACGGTTTATTGAATTAGGAAAGCGAGGCATTTGGACCAAGGAACAAATCGGTGAATTTCGATCCGATATTCAGTATCACATTGTGGATTTATTTTCTGAAAGTGAACAACGCATCAAGCTTTGGCGATCTGAGGGTAAAGGGGATTCTATTTTCAAGGGTTTGCTTCCAGTTCAGGCATTACCAGAAACTTCATTTCCTATTCAAGAGGCTCCTCGAGCTGTAAAGTTTTTCCAGCGTTCCCGCCATGTGGGAAAGGTAGTGCTAGATTTTGATCGGACCCAAAGTCCGGTTCGTCAAGATGCTTCTTATGTGATTACTGGAGGAGCTGGAGGGCTGGGGCTTGAAACAGCTCGTTGGTTGGTGGAGCAAGGCGCCAGGCACGTTTTGTTACTAGGCCGAAATATTCCAAAGTCGGATGATCCTAGATTACTCATCATAAAAGAAGCCATTGAGAAGAATTGGGTGTGGTTTGAGAGTGCAGATGTTTCTGAGCGTGCTGCAGTTGAGGGAGTCTTGAAGCATGCTCAAGAACGTGCACCATTGCGCGGTATTTTTCATAGTGCGGGTGTCTTGTCTAATGCCACGATTCAGGAGTTATCTTGGGATGAGGTGAATTATGTTTTTGGTCCCAAGGTTTGGGGAGGTTGGCATTTGCATGAATTGACAGCTCATCTGGAGCTTGATTTATTTGTTTTGTATTCATCTGCAGCTTCTTTGCTCGGTTCTCCAGGCCAGGGAAATCATGTCGCAGCAAATGCTTTCCTGGATGCACTGGCGCATCATCGAAGATCACTCGGTTTACCTGCCCAAAGTTTCAATTGGGGAGCTTGGTCTCAGGTTGGATCGGCAGCCTCTCAGTCAACCCAAATGGAATTGGCAAAACGAGGGATTTCTATGATAGATCCTCAAAGTGGAATTAAATGCCTATCACTTGCCCTCCAAAGGCCAGATTGTTGCCAGTTAGGGTTGGTTCGGGTTGACTGGAAAACTTTATTAAAAGCAGGTTTGTCTCTTGATCCATTTTTTGAATATTTTGCTCGGTCCATATCAAAAGAAAGGCATGAAAATAAAGCATTAAAAACCGGGAAGGAAGGAGAATGGATTAAAGAATTAAAGAATCTTCCCAGAGGGCAATGGAGTCATTACCTAAACAAGAAAATTCGAGAAGAATTGGCTCAAGTCATCGGATTACAGGCTGGGGACTTGCCACCGGCTGACGCAGGATTTTTCGATCTTGGGGTGGATTCATTGATGAGTGTCGATTTAAAAAATCGGTTAGCGTTGTATCTGGCCACTGATATTTCTCCTACGCTTATCTTTCAGCATCCAACCATCAGCGCTCTCGCACAAAAACTTACTGAGTTGTTAGAGAATCAAATGAATGTCTTAGGAAAAAACAAAATTCAAAGCAAACAATCGATTGATGTCTCTACTCTAAAACTAGATGACGATTCGGAGACAAAACTTTTAGTGTCCGAAGTTTCTGGCAAGGACATTGCCTCTGAGCTCTTAGCTCTTGAAGAGTTATTAGAGGAGTCCTCATAA